A stretch of the Lolium perenne isolate Kyuss_39 chromosome 3, Kyuss_2.0, whole genome shotgun sequence genome encodes the following:
- the LOC139838340 gene encoding uncharacterized protein: MHAPSSLSEWPDLPQDVLREISGRLRDSGDLVRFHAVCKPWRDTAGTPTTTKQCLLPWLLAPDKRFSIFLKLRCIFLRTSYRALPPFSFRERNWVTSEDGRAVWYLAEGPNPSLRDTLTGAVAFLLPPFPRSYHDHDGTAKLRAALLRPGDAAWMVVERTFRSADLKNLYLSYYRGKMLMVVNGPVVTPDDEAGVGDVLAVQRPSTPCEMEDDYFYVQSYVVESGDELLCVSMYVRKDYPRAFGGKASVSGLLGALLVRVHALEDENRWRWVSKHGGSLSDRVLFLGYPNSFAVESSRLSGDAVSGGCAYFVYQDLHVKRNQPCFVFRYNLIEDKAMLVEQLPQGWYGDVCTWIFRQPSIAPIQKNNEPISAYIADGEMSILNLFGL, translated from the exons ATGCACGCGCCGTCGTCCCTTTCCGAGTGGCCGGACCTGCCGCAAGACGTGCtccgcgagatctccggccgcctGCGCGACTCCGGCGACTTGGTCCGCTTCCACGCCGTCTGCAAGCCATGGCGGGACACAGCAGGGacgccgacgacgacgaagcAGTGCCTCCTGCCGTGGCTCCTGGCGCCGGACAAGAGGTTCTCCATCTTCCTGAAGCTGAGATGCATCTTCTTAAGGACGAGCTACCGCGCGCTGCCGccgttctccttccgcgagaggaaCTGGGTGACCAGCGAAGACGGCAGAGCCGTGTGGTACTTGGCCGAGGGCCCGAACCCCAGCCTCCGCGACACTCTCACCGGAGCCGTCGCCTTCCTCCTGCCTCCCTTCCC ACGCTCCTACCATGACCATGACGGCACGGCCAAGTTGAGGGCGGCGCTCCTGCGTCCCGGCGACGCCGCGTGGATGGTTGTCGAGAGGACGTTCCGGTCCGCCGACTTGAAAAACCTCTACCTCTCCTATTACCGCGGAAAGATGCTCATGGTCGTCAACGGGCCAGTGGTGACGCCGGACGACGAGGCTGGCGTCGGCGACGTGCTGGCGGTGCAGAGGCCCTCCACGCCGTGCGAGATGGAGGATGATTACTTCTACGTGCAAAGCTACGTGGTGGAGTCCGGTGACGAGCTTCTCTGCGTGTCCATGTACGTAAGAAAGGATTACCCGCGAGCGTTCGGTGGGAAAGCCAGTGTTTCGGGCCTGCTTGGCGCGCTCTTGGTGAGGGTGCACGCGCTCGAGGATGAGAACCGGTGGCGGTGGGTGAGCAAACACGGTGGTAGCCTGTCCGATCGAGTCTTGTTCCTTGGGTATCCCAACAGCTTCGCCGTGGAATCCTCGCGGCTGAGCGGCGACGCTGTGAGCGGGGGATGTGCCTATTTCGTCTACCAGGATCTTCACGTCAAGCGAAATCAGCCATGCTTCGTGTTCAGATACAACCTCATCGAAGACAAGGCCATGCTTGTGGAACAACTGCCTCAAGGATGGTATGGCGATGTGTGCACGTGGATTTTCCGCCAGCCCTCTATTGCGCCAATCCAG